From one Lycorma delicatula isolate Av1 chromosome 2, ASM4794821v1, whole genome shotgun sequence genomic stretch:
- the LOC142319890 gene encoding uncharacterized protein LOC142319890, protein MDKLRMIYQNVRGLRTKQDEIFASLIDFHFDVVALTETWLSDEHCDVNLFPDCYHVFRADRDYAASLLQRGGGGSAILVKSSIRCTRRKDLETFPEAVWVELIQPGMKNLLVCVMYVAPFFASSLLDQYFDFLYRHVDILRFDICIVDDFNVSGVCWSTRSLPANIGFHAECKARLVFDFIDMMNLDLFTHETTVPSFCNNGLDLILTNCRIFTRGVEALVCPDKFHPPFEIGFLEVATVDVAEAGLVFRYDRGDYRALYDDVRFADWCNILLTVDLEESVLGLQKIITAAIDKHVPAFRPKSTKFPPWFNRNIVNLLKRKKAAHRRFKSSGLPDDYFLFSRLRRDVKYVIADARVVWTRKCESDLCSNPRNF, encoded by the coding sequence ATGGATAAATTGAGGATGATCTACCAGAATGTTCGCGGTTTGAGGACTAAGCAGGATGAAATTTTTGCGTCCTTGATTGATTTTCACTTCGACGTGGTTGCCTTGACTGAGACTTGGCTTAGCGATGAGCACTGTGATGTCAATCTGTTTCCAGACTGTTACCATGTTTTTCGGGCTGACCGGGATTATGCTGCTTCTTTACTTCAGCGTGGTGGTGGTGGTTCGGCTATTCTTGTAAAATCAAGCATTAGGTGTACGAGGAGGAAGGACCTCGAGACGTTTCCTGAAGCTGTGTGGGTTGAGCTGATTCAACCAGGCATGAAGAATTTGTTGGTTTGTGTTATGTATGTTGCTCCGTTTTTCGCTTCAAGTctcctcgaccaatattttgattttttgtataggCACGTAGATATTTTAAGATTTGATATTTGTATTGTAGACGATTTTAATGTATCTGGAGTGTGCTGGTCTACTAGAAGTCTTCCTGCAAATATTGGGTTTCATGCTGAATGTAAGGCACGattggtttttgattttattgacaTGATGAACTTGGACCTTTTTACACACGAAACAACGGTTCCTTCCTTCTGCAATAAtggtttggatttaattttgactaactgCAGGATTTTCACTAGAGGTGTTGAGGCTCTTGTTTGCCCTGATAAGTTCCATCCTCCATTTGAAATTGGGTTCCTTGAAGTCGCAACCGTTGATGTGGCGGAAGCGGGCCTGGTTTTTCGCTATGATCGTGGTGACTATCGTGCGTTGTATGACGATGTGAGGTTTGCTGATTGGTGTAATATTCTCTTAACCGTCGATTTGGAAGAATCGGTTCTgggtttacagaaaataattactgcAGCGATTGATAAGCATGTTCCTGCATTTCGTCCTAAGTCAACCAAATTTCCACCTTGGTTCAATAGGAACATTGTTAATCTTCTCAAGAGGAAGAAGGCTGCTCATCGCAGGTTTAAATCTTCTGGTCTGCCGgatgattatttcttattttctcggCTGCGTAGAGATGTTAAGTATGTGATAGCGGATGCCAGAGTGGTTTGGACTCGGAAGTGTGAATCTGACCTTTGTTCTAATCCGaggaatttttga